One Pseudomonas entomophila genomic window carries:
- a CDS encoding fatty acid--CoA ligase, giving the protein MLQTRIIKPAEGAYEFPLLIKRLLMSGSRYEKTREIVYRDQIRLTYPQLGERIARLANVLTAAGVKAGDTVAVMDWDSHRYLECMFAIPMIGAVVHTINVRLSPEQILYTMNHAEDRFVLVNSDFIGLYQTIAGQLTTVQGTVLLTDGPDKAADLPGLRGEYEQLLAAASPHYDFPDFDENSVATTFYTTGTTGNPKGVYFTHRQLVLHTLAETSVLGSLDSVRLLSSNDVYMPITPMFHVHAWGIPYAATMMGIKQVYPGRYEPDMLIKLWREEKVTFSHCVPTILQMLLNCPSAAGQDFGGWKIIIGGSALNRALYEAALARGIQLTAAYGMSETCPLISAAHLNDELQAGSEDERTSYRIKAGVPVPLVEAAIVDGNGNFLPADGETQGELVLRAPWLTMGYFREPEKSEELWQGGWLHTGDVATLDGMGFIDIRDRIKDVIKTGGEWISSLDLEDLVSRHPAVREVAVVGVPDPQWGERPFALLVVREGQNIDARSLKEHLKPFVEQGHINKWAIPSQIAIVTEIPKTSVGKLDKKRIRVDISQWQASNSAFLSTL; this is encoded by the coding sequence ATGTTGCAGACGCGTATCATCAAGCCCGCCGAGGGCGCCTACGAATTTCCGCTGCTGATCAAGCGCCTGCTGATGTCCGGCAGCCGCTATGAAAAGACCCGCGAGATCGTCTACCGCGACCAGATCCGCCTCACCTATCCGCAACTGGGCGAGCGCATCGCTAGGCTGGCCAACGTACTGACCGCAGCTGGCGTCAAGGCCGGTGACACGGTGGCGGTGATGGACTGGGACAGCCACCGCTATCTCGAATGCATGTTCGCCATCCCGATGATCGGCGCGGTGGTGCACACCATCAACGTGCGCCTGTCGCCGGAGCAGATTCTCTACACCATGAACCACGCCGAAGACCGCTTCGTGCTGGTCAACAGTGATTTCATCGGCCTCTATCAAACCATCGCCGGGCAACTGACCACGGTGCAAGGGACCGTGTTGCTGACCGACGGGCCGGACAAGGCCGCCGACCTGCCGGGCCTGCGCGGTGAATACGAGCAACTGCTGGCAGCGGCCAGCCCGCACTACGACTTCCCCGACTTCGACGAGAACTCGGTGGCCACCACGTTCTACACCACCGGCACCACCGGCAACCCCAAGGGTGTGTATTTCACCCATCGCCAGCTGGTGCTGCACACTCTGGCCGAAACCTCCGTGCTCGGCAGCCTGGACAGCGTGCGGTTGCTGAGCAGCAACGACGTCTACATGCCGATCACTCCCATGTTCCACGTGCACGCCTGGGGCATTCCCTATGCGGCGACGATGATGGGGATCAAGCAGGTCTACCCCGGGCGCTACGAGCCAGACATGCTGATCAAGCTGTGGCGTGAAGAGAAGGTGACCTTCTCCCATTGCGTACCCACCATCCTGCAGATGCTGCTCAATTGCCCGTCGGCCGCCGGCCAGGACTTCGGCGGCTGGAAGATCATCATCGGCGGCAGCGCGCTCAACCGTGCGCTGTATGAAGCTGCGCTGGCCCGGGGTATCCAGCTCACCGCCGCCTACGGCATGTCCGAGACCTGCCCGCTGATCAGCGCCGCGCACCTGAACGACGAGCTGCAGGCCGGCAGCGAGGATGAGCGCACCAGCTACCGGATCAAGGCTGGTGTGCCGGTGCCGCTGGTCGAAGCTGCCATCGTCGATGGCAATGGCAACTTCCTGCCCGCTGATGGTGAAACCCAAGGCGAGCTGGTGTTGCGCGCACCCTGGCTGACCATGGGTTATTTCCGCGAGCCGGAGAAGAGCGAAGAGCTCTGGCAGGGTGGCTGGCTGCACACAGGCGATGTCGCCACCCTCGACGGCATGGGGTTCATCGATATCCGCGACCGTATCAAGGATGTGATCAAGACCGGTGGCGAATGGATCTCGTCGCTCGACCTCGAGGACCTGGTCAGCCGCCACCCTGCGGTGCGCGAGGTGGCGGTGGTCGGCGTGCCTGATCCGCAGTGGGGCGAGCGGCCGTTCGCACTGCTGGTGGTGCGCGAGGGGCAGAACATCGATGCACGCAGCCTGAAGGAACACCTCAAGCCTTTCGTCGAGCAGGGGCATATCAACAAGTGGGCGATTCCTAGCCAGATCGCCATTGTTACTGAAATTCCCAAGACCAGTGTCGGCAAGCTCGACAAGAAGCGCATCCGCGTGGACATCAGCCAATGGCAGGCCAGTAACAGCGCATTCCTCTCCACGCT